In a genomic window of Tachysurus vachellii isolate PV-2020 chromosome 13, HZAU_Pvac_v1, whole genome shotgun sequence:
- the mpped2 gene encoding metallophosphoesterase MPPED2 — MTPGSGVMARRGSSHSKVTITVDEYSSNPTQAFTHYNINQSRFQPPHVHMVEPIPYDAPKPAGHTRFVCVSDTHSRTDGIQMPYGDVLLHTGDFTELGLPSEVKKFNDWLGSLPYEYKVVIAGNHELTFDKDFMADLVKQDYYRFPSVSKLRPEDFDNVQSLLTNCIYLQDSEVTIKGFRIYGAPWTPWFNGWGFNLPRGQSLLDKWNQIPEDIDILMTHGPPLGFRDWVPKELQRVGCVELLNTVQRRVRPKLHVYGGIHEGYGLMTDGYTTFINSSTCTVSFQPTNPPIVFDLPNPGSS; from the exons ATGACCCCAGGAAGCGGCGTAATGGCGCGCCGAGGCTCCTCCCACTCGAAGGTGACCATCACGGTAGACGAGTACAGCTCTAACCCTACGCAGGCCTTCACACACTACAACATCAACCAGAGCCGCTTCCAGCCTCCTCACGTGCACAT GGTGGAACCCATTCCGTACGATGCCCCCAAACCTGCAGGTCACACGCGCTTTGTGTGCGTCTCCGACACGCACTCGAGGACAGATGGCATCCAGATGCCGTACGGCGACGTGCTGCTCCACACCGGTGACTTCACTGAACTCGGCCTCCCGTCTGAGGTGAAGAAATTTAACGACTGGTTAG GAAGTCTGCCCTACGAGTACAAAGTGGTCATCGCCGGGAACCACGAGCTGACGTTCGACAAGGACTTTATGGCCGACCTGGTAAAGCAGGACTACTACCGCTTCCCCTCGGTGTCAAAGCTGCGGCCCGAGGACTTTGATAACGTTCAGTCTCTGCTCACGAACTGCATCTACCTGCAGGACTCCGAGGTCACGATCAAAGGCTTCAGGATATACGGGGCCCCGTG GACGCCCTGGTTTAATGGATGGGGTTTTAACTTGCCTCGTGGTCAGTCTCTGCTGGACAAGTGGAACCAGATCCCTGAGGACATCGACATCCTCATGACTCACGGGCCTCCTCTGG GGTTCAGGGACTGGGTGCCTAAGGAGCTGCAGAGAGTGGGATGTGTGGAGCTACTCAACACGGTACAGAGACGGGTCCGGCCCAAACTCCACGTCTACGGAGGGATCCATGAAG GTTATGGTCTAATGACAGACGGATATACGACCTTCATCAACTCGTCTACATGTACAGTCAGTTTCCAGCCCACCAACCCACCCATCGTATTCGACCTTCCCAACCCGGGAAGCTCGTGA